One part of the Melospiza melodia melodia isolate bMelMel2 chromosome 3, bMelMel2.pri, whole genome shotgun sequence genome encodes these proteins:
- the LOC134416791 gene encoding acrosin-like, producing MNWLGLLVLLTVAGLAQSQYTCGGSCGYRPVAYSYGNVAYDYGMTRIVGGAGSAVAEWPWLVSIQHPWVPGTKHWCGGSLITGDWVLTAAHCFDKFDNFSLLYVVIGATNLYQLGPGAQVRSVKKVVMHRDYKRKDMSYDIALIQLERPVLCSAYVQLACLAEPTLRVSELRNCWVAGWGATTARSVDQPAHLQQAKVQLIDLQLCNSSDWYPGGVYSYNLCAGYPEGTIDSCKGDSGGPLMCQDNNAAYWWVIGITSWGKGCARPKQPGVYTSVQHFYNWIDYNMQLNAVKSAP from the exons ATGAATTGGCTCGGCCTCCTCGTCCTGCTGACCgtggctgggctggcacagagccagtaCACCTGCGG AGGGAGCTGTGGGTACCGACCCGTGGCTTATTCCTACGGCAATGTGGCTTATGACTACGGCATGACACGCATCGTGGGTGGTGCTGGTTCCGCAGTAGCAGAATGGCCCTGGCTCGTCAGCATCCAGCACCCATGGGTACCAGGCACAAAACATTGGTGTGGAGGTTCCCTCATCACTGGAGATTGGGTCCTCACAGCAGCCCACTGCTTCGATAAATTTGA TAACTTCAGCCTGCTGTATGTGGTGATTGGGGCCACCAACTTGTATCAGCTAGGCCCTGGGGCACAAGTGCGCAGTGTCAAGAAGGTGGTGATGCACCGCGACTACAAGCGTAAAGACATGAGCTATGACATTGCGCTGATTCAATTGGAACGTCCTGTCCTGTGCAGTGCCTACGTCCAGCTGGCCTGTCTGGCTGAACCCACCCTAAGAGTCTCAGAGCTGAGAAACTGCTGGGTTGCTGGCTGGGGGGCCACTACTGCAAGAA GTGTAGATCAACCTGCTCACCTTcagcaggccaaggtccagctcatCGATCTCCAGCTCTGCAACAGCAGTGACTGGTACCCAGGAGGAGTCTATTCCTACAACTTGTGTGCTGGTTACCCAGAGGGCACCATTGATTCCTGCAAG ggTGACAGTGGTGGTCCTCTCATGTGCCAGGACAACAACGCTGCCTACTGGTGGGTCATTGGAATCACCAGCTGGGGAAAAGGCTGTGCCAGACCAAAGCAGCCTGGAGTCTACACCTCCGTTCAGCACTTCTATAACTGGATTGATTACAATATGCAGCTAAACGCAGTTAAAAGTGCTCCTTGA